acaaatacctaaaagttattgattttatttcctagtaaatttggtgcttgcgtagtttgtgcaccaagattgcgcacaacctgaacatagtattgtaacaggttatggttcaggatgtgcgtcattatgatgcacaaatttgacgaaaaacactaatacaaatatcgagccgtaaacaaaaattgctcaaggctgcaaactctacacccatgtagaaatgattggcaatgaccccaagatgaataatcacaaataaaaaaaactttatgtctgaaatcaaacttgggccaaaaaggtccccttatctgccggactagttagaccaatgacattaaacaacatgataggcaactctgacgtcactccataagactacaggcaaaacattgtatttcatgatacgctccaatgcacatatttctcgtcgcctttcgcgtccgttttccgctcgcttttgctactcggcgtcttttttacgtgtagtacctgcctttttgcgcctgtaacgaaacaaaataatctctatatctaaaaagttttgcttacttggaaagctggaataacaggcaagctgtaaagagcaattctggacatcatagacgtttttttttatcagagaagattacaaacgcgatagcggaaagatttgtgtggaacattttgcagataatgacaaagttcaaagttagtaattttaatgtttgcgcttaatcattgaaatttcatttaaagagggtgtcatacaaaactgtgctgcgatacaattccataacacaaagtttgcacctatcgaacttgcttttgtaggtgaatttattagacatattacatattcagttaatcgtaggtaacattgctggtacataatgcatcatagaggtttgtttaaatttaggaatttagctcatagcccactaattaatattatcttctatgcaggaggttgcagggctgaattcaacttgcagccttaccgatcacctgacgatgctcatttagtttggctcgagcaagtctccttgaaatgcttgtgtggatggaaactacctatattttttgccttcctccgattttagacaaatttattctgagggatttcgcatataattctcactgattgttggctgtttataattcctattgattgtgaattctgattataacaatgagttgaaaatttttttacctaatttactggcacctttttcttgtcaatactccaagctgaggtaataaacatgacaatacatttatgtcatctggaagcaaaatatgcacactaattaatagtttggcacattgagataatacatcatgacagaaaatacaagttaaagatatgtatgaccatcacatggtaattaaaattaaaaaaaattaataggggctgtggagtatggaaagttcaagacaaagaaaaagacaaatgttcatagctcatgaactctcaattttgcctccattgctttgtgaaggccaatatatttcgagtggctgaattggtttacctttatgatagcaacgattttgtatttaatatagcgagattatttcaatttaattgaagtgatataatctcccaaagcaatgcttgaatcgtctagaatagatcagtggtgtcaaactcatgggttttcgagagccgcattgcattttgaaaattgtaaaaagagccgcaaacagtttttgataatgtatacttaaaagatatttttaagatagtttaagtttgtgacatatattgtgatgcaactaaacagttggattaagttttattattttcttcaatttcaaatgcaattacatattaatatttgcattccactattattgcaacatttgcaagttacagtatttattataaaaaatcgtaaaattctatgtacaaccatcaaaatcatttttgaacaagctttgaataaggaaagaatgaTACATACAccaaaaataacttaatctaaatatatgaacctaaaattaacaaaaatactacagtataaactcaatgttttaataattacatttgtcctggcgtttggcatcttttttgtgtcaccagcatactaaggccagtctgaaatgattttatagtaccaactctaactaacgaggccacatgatcatgggtttatctggatctttacgaatgtttaattaattccagtaatgcaaaaaagttacttttatcatttcatgtatagatcagcaaaaaaacaaatgacagattttttcgacaagacatttcgcactacattgcgtggcataggattgcttgaattattattgatattgatttttagtaactaagtcgttgtataattatattaatatacaaacacatggaaattttctgttcgaagttggtcttcgaatttgtcatattgactgctgagcttattgtgttttttgattgtattgatggaaatatgacaaattaaacaatgtgcttcagaattttgtgaagagcagaaatgttacaactcccattttcttcgaaaatgccaccttcttcatgtactttgcgtttaatttaattactcaagtgttttattcaagtattcttttgctagcttgatgtgtattcttaattgggtcaaaatgtggacaaaaaaatcaatattccaaaactactttcagtaaattgttttctgtgtgaataatcaatttcactttaaaaggtttgaaaaatctattacatttagataaaaaaaaaaacttccaaaatactattacaattattgttaatcgagggccgcactggaagttctctggggccgcgagtttgagatccctggtctagattgaagttgttcaaaaaatatatgatagtattttatcatgaatgatgattataccccttccggaatttcttctatagtactaccaaaagttgatgaaccaaatataacacaggtgcagtgaggtacccgtaatcctcatttccaaagctgttttaagtatgtctggcgtgttttgtgcctttttacaaataagaccgcttaagcaatcttacgctttggaatttttagttattttcctcaagccctgcaggatgtgggggccatacacaactctaccggagggtcaaatgtctttgcatgcctccataggttgtttttctattgcaaatttctattttcaattgcattatatttcttggaatcacactgtcactgatatgtcgccagacttctgatatctccccgtctgctatagttgtcctgtgaataaataataggaaattgagattagacgaatagttgaaagttttgctttatgtcggcttaatttcttgattgatatacttactatttctgctattgcctcttgtgctgcaagagtctcgcaatgcttagacaggtttgtccacaactttcacatctgaagaaagagaggagatttattaattttcgttaagaataaataaagcagtctatatgattcagaatggaaaagctaataaatccaatatctcatgttttatttaaaaaatattttactgaatttggtatataaaccaactaataaaagggtttagtcagaaaattacaagcattcgtggctccaaatacttgagaaatcagactatacaatatagaccggtatgagtgaaatgttaggtaaacttgttaacactttgattcaatacgcaaataaaagtgaatgcgtaatagtatgttacaatgagcagcaatcaacaatgagtatatatcctcactgattaaaaaaatctaactggaggtgcatgaactatttgaaaccatgacgggtaagtaaatatgtaatttcggcaaatgggcaactacgtaccgtactgaattaataacttcgtagtatttgacaaaggctggctttcccacatgtacttaacagtgcgatgcccgggtgtgatatacaacaatagtattcaccttaccttttaccgatttctttttaccccaactttcaaaaatatcattaaaatcgacaacaactgtcaaagcaggcacgaacaccattcgtgctacgccttgaaagcagcacacatccgctcgttttcgtctcgtcaagtatgtgcattggagcgtgctatcgaatacgatcttcggacaaaaatgccggagttgcgcatcatgttgtttaatgtcattggttagaCGGAAATACAAAATGAGGTTTAGGTAGGGGGTTTTTCTGCATAAACATGCCTTATTGTTATGAGGTTATTACTaagttgtaaaaatatttagcCCATTTTACATTATTTATAAAGCAGATCAAGGTCAAACTGAATATTATTTGGGTGTGAAGAAAAATTTTAGCCTGTTTCCTTATAGAAAAAAACAtcaactacaaatatcaaaaatgtgaggccaaaaaagtcacactacaacattgtcaaatgtgctgtatttacgatagataacaggtttaccaaactAAGAAGCCGCTGGATTTCGGaatagcggcctctatcatATCTTAATTATTGCTGTTATTAAGATCTCACAGGTTATAGTTAAATATAGTATACTGTATATGACTCTAAACTCAATATGAATCCACCAACACCACCACCCAGAGAAAAAACACCTTGCAAGACCAAAAAGGTAATAACAacaaaatgtaacaaaaaagaAGAACAGCAACAATCCGGGATAGCAGGAGCTCCGCTCAACGTGTCAACAACATCTGACATATCTCAACATAGCGAGTGGAATCCTTCCTCTAATAACAAGGAATATAATACAAGGCATCACCTTGCAACTTCCTGCCATGGTAGGCCAGTGCCTCCAGGAAAACTATGACTTTTCAGATAACTCTGATATACTAACCCCTATAACACCAAATATCCAAGAAGTACTCAGTGATTTGAGCCAGTCCATGCGAGAAATAAGATCAGAATTAGCTGAAATAGAAGAAAGCCAATCATTTCATACCAAGATGTATGATGACCTCGCAAATAAGAACAAAATCTTGGGAAAACAAGTATCCGATAACAAAAGAACTATCGATAATCTTCTTGAGCGAATATATGATCTGGAAGACGATCTATACTATGTCTCGGAGAAGCTTGAAGATCAAGAAAGACGCGGGCGTCTAGAGAATCTCGAGTTTCATGGAGTCCCCATCACTGAAAATGAGAATACGGATGAAATAGTCTGTAACATAGCAAAGATGATTGGCGTTAACATCCATGCCACCGATATCTCTGTTTCACACAGAATGCCAACAGGAGCCCAACATACTAGAACTCCTGCCATAATTGCAAAATTCGTCCAccgcaaaaacaaaatgaagatCTTTGAAAAAAGAAAGTCCCTGCGATCAATAAAATCAAGCGCAGTGTTTAAACatccttcaaaaatatttattgcagAAAATCTAACGGCTCTGAATAAAGATCTGTACTTCAGAGCTAGAGCTGCAAAAAATAACTGCGGATACAAATTTATATGGACCTCAAATGGAAAGGTATTCGTGAAAAAGAACAGCGATGTCAAAAACTCACTAAATATTAGATGTGATGAAGATCTGTCAAAAATCAAATAACTGTTATGTGAGTGCCATTTTCTACTTATTCTATGTTGACTAATACTGATATAACATGTCATTTATGTAGCAAACTATTATTATCTGATCAAACTAAAACAAACTGTGAAATATGTGCCAAACTATTCCACTCTGAATGTGCTCTCGCCTCCGCATCCCCTCGCGCACCACGATCTCAGccttatttttgttattcgTGTTTGAATGGAATCTCTCCCCCTCGATCTAACCCTAAGGTTCATAGTGCACTTGACCAGAATTCCAAATTTCTAAGGGAAATAAGTAGATGTGAATGCGCAAATATACAAGTATCCGATTTGAATTCTACCAGTAGGTCCATGCCAAGAAATTGTTTTATTGCTTTTCACCTAAATATTAGATCTCTCCAAAAAAATCATGATGAGCTTGTCAATCTATTATCTGAATTAGTTATACCCCCACATCTCATTGCCATTTCAGAAACGAGGCTTGGTGCGACTCCCACCTCAAATATTTCCATTTATAATTATGAATTCATTCACAAACCTTCCAAAACAATTGCTGGGGGGATTGGCCTATATATTACTCGAGACCTTGGTTTTTGTGAGATTCATGAATACGATCTAGAACATCCAGACTGTGAAGATTTATGGATCAACTTAAAACTAAATTCCAACATCTCTTTCATAATTGGAGTAATCTATAAACACCCCAGAAAAGATATCATCAAATTTACCAAAACTATTTCCAATGCATTAGAAAAGTTGAATAGGGACAAAAGATTATTTATCCTACTGGGTGACTGGAACATTGATTTATTGAGTCATTCAACAGATCTGGCCACTATGAGGTATATTGATATACACCTTGCCAATTTATCACTGCCCCTAATTACTAAACCAACACGAGTAACTCGTACATCCAGTACATTGAtagataatatttttacaaattccaTTAACCATGATTTGTCAAGCTTTGTCATCCTAAGTGATATTAGTGATCATTATGCACAATTTTGTACAATCTCTGCTCCCGTTAgtaagataaataaaaacagattaCTAAGGCGAGATATGAGACATTTCTCTATTAATAGCTATAGATCTGACCTAGAATGTTCTTTGCACCCCATATCGAATTGCCAAATTACATctgataatttaaatattttattcgatTCATTCATTCGGATATTTAAATCAACCATTGATGCCAATGCACCAATGAAACCACTGAGTCGGCGAGAGAATAGACTTCTAGCTAAACCTTGTTTGACTAAAGGCATCCGCGTATCAATTAAGACGAAACAGaaaatgcataaaaaatattttaaaaatggtaGCGACACAAAATATAGATTATACAAAACTTACAGCAATTTACTTAGAGTCTTGATAGCTAAAGCAAAGAAATTGTATtactttaataaatttaaacaagTCAGTGGCGACGTTAAATCAACGTGGAACCTAATTGGGCGACTggtcaatataaaaaaagacACAACATCAACAACTACAATTAAAGCACTAAAAACAGAAACTGGGCAGAAAGTAAGCAATCCAGATCTTATTGCCAACTATTTTAATGATTATTTTATCTCTATAGGCCCTAAGCTTTCTGAAAAAATCCCTCACACTGGATCTTTTTTGAGCAACCTTAAGAATCCAATAAAAGAGTCTTTTTTTCTGAGACCAATAACCGTCAATGAAGTATATTACACAATAGCAAGTTTACCTGATGGTAAATCAGTTGGTTATGATAATATTCCAGCGAAATTTCTAAAATATGCTGTTGACATAGTTTCCCCATTGCTATGTAAATTATTTAATGCCTCTATAGACTTTGGAATTTTCCCTCATAGTTTGAAAACTGCCAAAGTTTCACCGGTATATAAATCTGGGGATAAAGAATGTACATCAAATTATCGTCCAATATCAGTTCTATCCCCATTGACTTTAGTATTTGAAAGGCTTTTACATGCTAGACCAACCGAATTCATAGAAAGACATGGCATTATAAACAAATCCCAGTTTGGGTTCCAAAAACAACACTCCACTAATCATGCAATTCTCGATATGATTTCTTATTTCTATGATAAGTTAGAGAGTAGGGAATTTATCAGTGCTATTTTTCTTGACCTCAAAAAGGCATTCGATACCGTTGACCATAGCATACTAATTAGAAAAATGAACCATTATGGTTTTCGCGGCCACGCGTCAAAATTTTTCCAGAGCTATCTGAGTTATCGCCAGCAGTGTGTAAAAATCGGATCAAGTTGCTCCGAGCTTGCAACTGTACAATGTGGAATTCCACAGGTTTCGATAATTGGCCCATTAATGTTCCTCCTTTTCGTCAATGATCTTCCGCACGCCACTAACTTGCTTGTCAAACTCTTTGCTGATGATACCGGATTGTTTGGAAGTTCAGCTTCTCCAAGTGATTTGGAATTGGGTATGAACTCTGAAATGGATAAAATTTTAACTTGGATGACTAACAATAAACTCACGATTAATGTCGAAAAATCTAAATGCCTATTGATTAGCCACAAAAATAatcgtaaaaataaaattcgactTGAGATTAGCATTAATGGATCTCTACTCGAAAATGTGAACTCATTTAAATACCTTGGCATCCACATTGATGATCAAATGAAATGGGCCACCCATATTAACTATGTTGCTGGAAAGCTGGCAAGTGCAACTGGTATGTTATACAAACTTAGAAAATTTCTTACCATGCCAGTCCTTCGAATGGTCTATTTTTCTCTTTTCCAGTCATATCTACAGTATGGTATCATATCATGGGGTAACGCATCGACTACTCTCCTTCGAAGATTGGAGGTTTTACAAAACAAAGCAGTTCGATCCATATGTACGGTAACGCACCATTTCGGTCTAGACTAGATCCTTTATACCACAGATGTGGAATAAATAAACTTGGTCATATTCATGAATTTGAGGTATTGAAACTCATGCACCAGTACTTTGATGACAAACTTCCCATGGCATTCACCGAATTTTTTACGAAGCAGAGTAATATCCATTCCTACTCTACCAGATCGGCTTCATCAGGTTCATTCCATGTCCCAAGGTACCGGTACTCCTCGAGCAGAACACAGAAATCCATTAAATATATAGGTGTGAAACTGTGGAACGCTTTACCTAATACCATTAGATCCCTAGCATATTGCACTTTTAAAAGAgacctaaaaaataaatatatcggtGATTATCTCTCCTCTTATACCAGTACGGGTAACCATTGAAATTTCTACTAAGATCGCTTACTTTTTATTACCGTAACGATCTGACCTACACTGGCTAACGTCAATCAACCCGAACGAAAATAGGTGCAAGGAGTCGGAATCCGAGAGTATCTGCTACATTAATAGTTGATTCAAAAATCGTTCAGAGTGGAGAGCGATAGCTTATTGCCCTTAACCTACGTTCGCTATTATTTTCAATGACCAGGCCGTTTTATCTTTTCctctttattatgtacattatATAGATGTAATAGTTTGTTTGTATTCCTCATTAGacccaatgagcatatatgctCATTGTTAGACCTTATCAATTTTTCGTAAGTGTCTCCTAAATTGCATTTGCtgtaaatattttcgatttactgTTTGCCTTATATTGCTTTTAGTTGCATATTCCGCCAAACTTGCCCTTCCTATATTTTTTCTGTGCTTTTATCTTGCTTTCCTCGCGTTTTTATTAGTTGTTAGTAATTATTCcgtgaaagttacattttctgttttactGTGTCATAATCGCATACATTTCGAATGTCGCTGTAATTGTATCAGTTGTGACGTATTCCtaggatttattcattttatccctcatttaattatatttattgtaacctgtagcgctgtaggtgtcgctgcttgaagaccttcttaggtccctcgcgactccggtcACGCAAAAACATGATTAgtactgtaatttattcattatgTCACTTTATGTTTGAACgtgtttttttgtgatgacaaaataaacgattgattgattgattaaaattctggtaatagaTCGTTAAATGGATGGagaaatgtcctacagcactgcaaacattcaaactttaaccacttaaatccagtgcgtcaatttCATACGAAATAACTGTACCCcaaaatcaaacactttgtgtcaggaatcatcacaaaatatgtcaattacaCCAAAATATCTACTTTTCAGACaatttttataaaccatcaaaaaccttggtgaaatttcaaattgtcTGATGTAATGAAttcagtccaataaaattccaatgtcttttgatatcaaaaaaaaaaaaattactttcactacactttttaaaaaattgcatttaacttttgcttggaatggcccatgGATATAACTAGGATTGGATTATTCAGACAACCTTTTAAACGAGAGGTTTGCTATCTGAATATTTGAACGTTATTGTGGGGGTTAACCGGATAATGAATTAGCACAAATAATGCATATGCTCAAAAGTGATTATGAAGTTTTTATTAGGTGATGAGGTGTATATTAGCAACTTCTATTAACACTTTTTTGCTATATATATGTTTGTGCGAACTTCACTATCACCGTTCAAAATACTcaaaacaaatgtaattattatttaataataaaaagtaatGTAAAAGTAAACGAATTCTGTTGGGGAACCTTTGAAGGGGTGATTGTAAAGATGGAGAAGATGCAGGATGGCGGTTTTATTGGTAACTATATTTTGTTGttgctatttttgtatttggGATTCCGGTAAACGGTCTGGAAAATGAGACAAATTGGTGCGTGTTttgattttatgtatttttattaaaattatccaTGGTGCATTCTCCAGTAACCCTGGCCTTTCCAGCGCAGGGGAAAATAATtacatatacaaaataaatacaaatatataagaTATCAATCTAACCTTTGAACGTGTAAAAATATAACATGTCGATATAAAAAAGTGATTGATTTGACGCTTACTATTCACATAAAGTCGACTTAGTTTTCTATACTTCTGTTTTTGAAAACCACTTCACCAAAAATCCACCGCAGTTCGGAAACGGACTCGCCTTCATCGCGCATTTGCGAGTACGTGTGTTAATATGTGTTTTGGCATTTAACCGTAGTTCCTCGTTGCCTAAGTTTCAGAAAGATTGAAATAATAATGTAATGTAAGACAGAAATGCTAATGCATAGGAAGATCTCACTGTAAGGGGATCAAGCATTGGTGTTTTATGTCATGAACGTACTGGTACTGACCATCAGGTACATGCAATAGGCTTTgaaaattcagatattttatttttccagcatgaaatattgtaacgacacaaaacaaatacaataataaacgtttaatttaaataaacaaataaacaatattttcgcAATTGACGAGGGGCTGCGAAGGACGACTGAAGTCGTGGTATCAGCGACACCTTGTTTGCCGAGTTAAAAAGCAGATGACGTTAGAAACAAACATCGAGAAAAAGAATAATACAACATATCACCCTTACTTGCTGAATGAATCCAATTtagaaaacatatatatttgactAATCTTATTACCTGTAGCAGGCCTGGCGCTATCGTCAAAGAACAAACAAGTCCGTCCAAGTTGGGACTCCGGAACCAGCTGAAAAATCTAGATTCCATGGAGCTAAGTCAGCTCAGCGGTTTGTCACtgctgtcacaagaccaacgCTTTAAAATAGagaagtgtttttactaaaataaaggcacaaagcgtctctccaaatgaggagttacttgacgCAAGCTTAACGTACGAAGTACGTTAAAAAGCGCGACTCATCTCATCAGATTGGTCCTGTCTGCACGAGATAAATCATTCTTCTTGCACGTGAAGTAGTcacgaaatctagtcacaatataagaattatttttaattttattttcggtatagtcagtaatcttctcgtcattttatgaaattaaattataCTCCGAGTTGAGctcactcactcattcatccacacttgattacatcgcgagcgaacacggttcttcttgttttgataacatttaagaatgagttaatcttctactttcctggcttacgtgaatggagaccattgtcaacgtgccccgctttcaagcaactcgactcacagcgataaagtgccaatctcgctttctgtgcctcaaagatttgccgcaattgaatccaactttaaatcggtttaattctttcataacaattaagTCTGTGatagtcgaaactgcgcgaggtagaatttctctaatattacaatcatttttgaaagatctGTATAATAggattcctacataaattgtttaacatcgaaaaagtttcagtcaagatattttttttaattaattattatgaggtattcggtcttgttgcaggtatttatcgagcgtgagaatctttaatcttacatacattcaggAAACACGAGTGCGCTTTAGCTTAAAAGCCTTTTATGTTTTCTTTGTCCACattgaaatgttagaaataggTTCCTCATGACGCAGTAATTAGTTAAAACAATGCAGtaaatgctttatttttattccagggaGTCAGCGATACGCGCAAAAGACAGAATTTTATTAAGCTGAGaagcatttgaaaaataaacacccatttttttcagaaaagaGGAGAAGTCAAACCAGTTTCAGAGAAGAGAAAAAGATAACAAGAATATTTCAGTGAATTGTGAGTTTGCTGTTGCATTTAGGCtattttgtaactattgaaacgctaatgaagtaaacaaaATTGAGATCAAAGATCTTTTGAGTAATTTcgcgtgactttgctttgagcaatttttcctacaaaatcgagtcagttgtatggtcgtgttatattgttagaatcagtcATATCACTTGCTGAATCGCGTTCGCTGTCATTGACATTTCAAAGGTCCTAAACGTCtgtacttttttgatatttaaacttttgtaatcattttatccttCTTTGTTCACCAGGcggccatcggttcagtatgacgtcaaaatgaatagaaacattatttatggagtaataatttgaatgttgaaagaaaccgatacagacgaatacttgccgtttgCTGACCAATGTGGAGTGTAAaatcgtataaaggtgtttcaattcattgatagaagaggagattctgactacaaagatttagaagaaattttaagtttttgaggtgtaatatttttttcggatataacgctgttgagaaaccttctgattcacatatcaacgtaattttttgctcaaaatcaaattattgaataaaatcactttATAACTTGtggattctgatatttttcaaaatgctgtatttcgcaagtttgaagtggtcccgaaatctcgtcacaacacgagaaattgattcgattttaattttcgtatattCGGAAATATTAtcgtcattttataaaattatttcaccccaACTTGAGCTCACTCACTT
This genomic interval from Styela clava chromosome 15, kaStyClav1.hap1.2, whole genome shotgun sequence contains the following:
- the LOC120341981 gene encoding uncharacterized protein LOC120341981 is translated as MYDDLANKNKILGKQVSDNKRTIDNLLERIYDLEDDLYYVSEKLEDQERRGRLENLEFHGVPITENENTDEIVCNIAKMIGVNIHATDISVSHRMPTGAQHTRTPAIIAKFVHRKNKMKIFEKRKSLRSIKSSAVFKHPSKIFIAENLTALNKDLYFRARAAKNNCGYKFIWTSNGKVFVKKNSDVKNSLNIRCDEDLSKIK